A section of the Pseudanabaena mucicola str. Chao 1806 genome encodes:
- a CDS encoding DNA-directed RNA polymerase subunit alpha produces MAQFQVECVASHTEKDNSQYSQFVLEPLERGQGITIGNALRRVLLSNLEGAAVTAVRIAGVNHEFATIPGVREDVLDLMLNLKELVLKSYSSAPQIIRLVERGPKLVTATSFHSLPSDIEIVNPNQYIATLSEGATLEMELTIERGKGYRSVDRSKEDHSSPIDTLKIDAVFMPVRKVKYEIKDARIGDAINKESLQIDIWTNGSITPQEALSQAASVLVSLFSPLQEITLAPSLPQERDEQDETKQIHIEELQLSVRAYNCLKRAQINTVADLLEYTQDDLLEIKNFGQKSAEEVMDALKQHLGLTLTESKSSKVL; encoded by the coding sequence ATGGCACAGTTTCAGGTTGAGTGCGTTGCATCCCACACAGAAAAAGATAATAGTCAGTACAGTCAATTTGTACTGGAACCACTAGAGCGGGGGCAAGGCATTACCATTGGAAATGCGCTCAGACGGGTATTGCTCTCCAATCTTGAGGGGGCAGCCGTCACAGCTGTTCGCATTGCTGGTGTCAACCATGAGTTTGCGACGATTCCAGGCGTGCGGGAAGACGTTTTGGATTTGATGCTCAACCTGAAGGAACTAGTGTTGAAGTCTTATAGCTCAGCACCACAGATCATTCGTTTGGTAGAGCGTGGTCCAAAGCTAGTCACTGCCACTAGTTTTCATTCTTTGCCATCAGATATTGAAATCGTTAATCCGAACCAATACATTGCTACTCTCAGTGAGGGTGCAACATTGGAAATGGAACTAACGATTGAACGGGGCAAAGGTTATCGTTCTGTAGACCGATCTAAAGAAGACCATAGTTCTCCTATCGACACGCTCAAAATTGATGCTGTGTTTATGCCTGTACGTAAGGTCAAGTATGAGATTAAGGACGCTCGGATCGGTGATGCGATCAATAAAGAGAGTCTGCAAATTGATATTTGGACTAATGGCAGCATTACCCCTCAAGAGGCTCTTAGCCAAGCCGCTAGTGTATTGGTGAGTTTATTCTCTCCCTTGCAGGAAATCACCCTTGCACCTTCATTACCTCAAGAGCGTGATGAGCAGGATGAGACAAAGCAAATTCACATTGAGGAATTGCAACTGTCGGTCAGAGCCTACAACTGTCTCAAACGTGCACAGATCAATACTGTGGCAGATTTGTTGGAGTACACTCAAGACGATCTTCTAGAGATCAAAAACTTTGGGCAGAAGTCGGCTGAGGAAGTTATGGATGCCCTCAAACAGCATCTGGGCTTGACCTTGACTGAATCTAAGTCTTCAAAAGTTTTATAA
- a CDS encoding MoaD/ThiS family protein yields the protein MAVKVLIPTPLQQLTNNQATVDCAGASVKEIIDSLESNCPGIKARICDEQGNLRRFVNFYVNSEDIRFLEGANTALKDGDEVSIIPAIAGG from the coding sequence ATGGCTGTCAAAGTTTTAATCCCCACTCCTCTACAGCAATTAACCAATAACCAAGCCACCGTAGACTGTGCTGGTGCTTCGGTTAAAGAAATTATTGACTCACTCGAAAGCAATTGTCCTGGAATCAAGGCTCGTATTTGTGATGAGCAAGGAAATCTCCGCCGTTTTGTTAATTTTTATGTCAACAGCGAGGATATTCGTTTCCTCGAAGGCGCAAATACTGCTCTCAAAGACGGCGACGAAGTAAGCATCATTCCTGCGATTGCAGGGGGCTAG
- the rpsI gene encoding 30S ribosomal protein S9 yields the protein MSDTERSNRAVYWGTGRRKTAIARVRLVPGEGKIVINGKPGDLYLQFNPSYISGVKAPLETLGLENEYDVLVNAHGGGVTGQADAIRLGVARALVEFAPENRKPLKVEGYLTRDPRSKERKKYGLKKARKAPQYSKR from the coding sequence ATGTCAGATACTGAACGTTCTAATCGTGCTGTGTATTGGGGTACTGGTCGCCGTAAAACTGCGATCGCCCGTGTGCGCTTAGTCCCTGGAGAAGGCAAAATCGTAATCAATGGTAAACCTGGCGATTTGTATTTGCAGTTCAATCCTAGCTACATTTCGGGCGTGAAAGCTCCTTTGGAAACCTTGGGCTTAGAAAATGAGTACGATGTACTCGTTAATGCTCATGGCGGCGGTGTCACAGGTCAAGCTGACGCAATTCGCTTAGGTGTAGCGCGCGCTTTGGTAGAGTTTGCTCCCGAAAATCGTAAGCCCCTCAAAGTAGAAGGCTATCTCACCCGTGATCCTCGTTCCAAGGAACGTAAGAAATACGGTCTCAAGAAAGCTCGTAAGGCTCCTCAATACTCGAAACGTTAA
- the hemC gene encoding hydroxymethylbilane synthase, with product MVASSTVRISSRKSQLALVQTHWVQAELSKAHPDRQFEVVTMSTQGDKILDVALAKIGDKGLFTKELEVSMLTRESDLAVHSLKDLPTKLPEGLILGAVTEREDPADALVVHEKLKDKNLATLPAGTVVGTSSLRRLAQLRHYYPHLTFKDVRGNLNTRLQKLDSGEYDALILAAAGLRRLGMGDRVHEVIDAEISLHAVGQGALGIECRAEDPDILALFNPIIHYPTTQRCLAERSFLRELEGGCQVPIGVHTAINGDKLTLKGIVASLDGKTLVKGEVTGDLTNPETIGAELADDLKVKGAQDILNKIFAEVRA from the coding sequence ATGGTTGCATCCTCAACAGTTCGCATTAGTTCTCGCAAAAGTCAGCTAGCACTGGTACAAACGCACTGGGTACAAGCGGAACTAAGCAAAGCACACCCCGATCGCCAGTTTGAAGTCGTCACCATGAGTACACAGGGCGATAAGATTCTTGACGTAGCTCTCGCTAAAATTGGTGATAAAGGCTTATTTACCAAAGAATTAGAAGTATCGATGCTGACCAGAGAGTCAGATCTAGCTGTACATAGCCTCAAAGATTTACCAACTAAGTTACCAGAAGGTTTAATCCTTGGTGCAGTAACCGAGCGTGAAGATCCCGCCGATGCCCTGGTTGTCCATGAAAAACTAAAGGACAAAAATCTAGCAACTTTGCCTGCGGGTACGGTTGTCGGCACATCCTCCTTACGTCGTCTCGCACAGTTACGCCATTACTATCCACATCTCACTTTTAAGGATGTACGCGGCAACTTGAATACCCGTCTCCAGAAGCTTGATTCGGGCGAATATGATGCTTTGATTTTGGCTGCCGCAGGTTTACGTCGTCTAGGCATGGGTGATCGCGTACATGAGGTCATTGATGCTGAAATTTCCCTCCATGCCGTCGGACAGGGAGCATTAGGCATCGAGTGCCGTGCCGAAGATCCCGATATTTTGGCTTTGTTTAACCCGATCATCCACTATCCCACCACTCAACGTTGCCTTGCTGAGCGCTCTTTCCTGCGTGAACTCGAAGGTGGGTGCCAAGTTCCTATCGGTGTGCATACTGCGATTAATGGCGATAAGTTAACGCTAAAGGGAATTGTAGCAAGCCTCGATGGTAAAACTTTAGTCAAGGGTGAAGTAACAGGAGATCTCACTAATCCCGAAACGATCGGTGCAGAATTAGCCGATGATCTCAAAGTTAAAGGTGCTCAAGATATCCTCAACAAAATCTTTGCCGAAGTTAGAGCTTAG
- the bchM gene encoding magnesium protoporphyrin IX methyltransferase → MANQALNKTSAKNSRKDKDIVRDYFNSTGFDRWRRIYGEGSDVNRVQRDIRTGHQQTVDYVLGWFKNDKNAVGHSVCDAGCGTGSLSIPLAKMGAKVYASDISEKMVGEGKSRATNPANPVFEVKDLAALSGEYDTVICLDVLIHYPDQDSEAMIAHLASLAKSRLILSFAPKNPYYVLMKKVGDLFPGPSKATRAYLHKESDVRRVLEGLGFTIKRKEFTATSFYFSRLLEAVRR, encoded by the coding sequence ATGGCTAATCAAGCGCTCAATAAGACATCGGCTAAAAACTCTCGTAAAGACAAAGACATAGTTCGAGATTATTTTAATTCCACTGGTTTCGATCGCTGGCGACGGATCTATGGTGAAGGTAGTGATGTTAACCGTGTCCAACGCGATATTCGCACAGGGCATCAACAAACCGTCGACTATGTCTTAGGTTGGTTTAAGAATGATAAAAATGCAGTTGGACATTCAGTTTGTGACGCAGGTTGTGGCACTGGTAGCTTGAGCATTCCCCTCGCCAAAATGGGGGCAAAGGTCTATGCCAGTGATATTTCCGAAAAAATGGTAGGTGAAGGAAAAAGCCGCGCCACCAATCCTGCAAATCCTGTTTTTGAGGTTAAGGACTTAGCTGCATTGTCTGGAGAATATGACACTGTAATTTGTCTGGATGTGTTGATTCATTACCCCGATCAAGATTCTGAAGCAATGATCGCCCATCTTGCTTCCCTTGCTAAATCCCGATTAATTCTTAGCTTTGCTCCTAAAAATCCCTACTATGTACTCATGAAAAAAGTCGGTGATCTGTTCCCAGGACCTAGCAAAGCCACTCGCGCATATTTGCATAAAGAATCCGATGTGCGACGAGTGCTTGAAGGCTTGGGCTTCACAATCAAGCGCAAAGAATTCACAGCAACCTCCTTTTACTTCTCACGCCTACTTGAAGCAGTCCGCCGCTAA
- the rpsK gene encoding 30S ribosomal protein S11, which yields MARQTTRRTGARKNKRNVPNGVAYIQSTFNNTIVTIADTVGDVISWSSAGASGFKGAKKGTPFAAQTAAEAAARRAIEQGMRQVEVMVTGPGSGRETAVRALQAAGLEITLIRDITPIPHNGCRPPKRRRV from the coding sequence ATGGCTCGTCAAACAACACGTAGAACTGGTGCACGCAAGAATAAGCGTAATGTCCCTAATGGAGTTGCTTATATCCAGTCTACTTTTAACAACACAATCGTCACCATCGCTGACACCGTAGGTGACGTAATCTCTTGGTCTTCGGCTGGTGCGAGCGGCTTTAAGGGCGCGAAGAAAGGCACTCCTTTTGCAGCGCAAACTGCTGCGGAAGCAGCCGCTAGAAGAGCGATCGAGCAAGGGATGCGCCAAGTTGAAGTGATGGTAACAGGTCCTGGATCTGGTCGTGAAACCGCTGTTCGAGCTTTACAGGCTGCTGGTTTAGAAATCACCTTGATCCGCGATATTACTCCTATTCCCCACAATGGTTGTCGTCCTCCCAAGCGAAGACGTGTGTAG
- a CDS encoding photosystem II reaction center protein K, whose amino-acid sequence MPLSLLIATLPEAYRIFDPLVNVLPVIPVFFLLLAFVWQAAVGFK is encoded by the coding sequence ATGCCACTTAGTCTATTGATTGCAACATTACCTGAAGCTTATAGAATTTTCGATCCACTGGTAAACGTTCTTCCTGTGATCCCCGTATTCTTCCTGCTCCTTGCATTTGTATGGCAAGCAGCAGTCGGTTTCAAATAG
- the rplQ gene encoding 50S ribosomal protein L17, with translation MRHRNKTPQLNKAADQRKALLRALTTQLILRGEIKTTRARANAVRTTADHIITLAKNGSLHARRQAIAYLYDLSVKDGEPVSDRVQTKTKQEQLPEEDRVTSLVDLLFSQAKERYADRNGGYTRIVRTVSRRGDNSEIAILQLV, from the coding sequence ATGCGTCATCGTAATAAGACCCCTCAGCTTAATAAGGCTGCTGATCAGCGTAAAGCACTTCTTCGTGCTTTGACGACTCAGTTAATTCTCAGAGGTGAAATTAAGACCACCAGAGCAAGAGCTAATGCTGTTCGCACCACTGCCGATCACATCATTACCCTTGCAAAAAATGGTTCTTTACACGCTCGTCGCCAAGCGATCGCTTACCTATATGATCTTTCGGTCAAAGATGGCGAACCCGTGAGCGATCGCGTTCAAACTAAGACCAAGCAAGAGCAATTACCTGAAGAAGATCGCGTGACTAGCTTAGTGGACTTACTGTTTAGCCAAGCAAAAGAACGTTATGCTGATCGTAATGGTGGCTATACCCGTATCGTTCGCACCGTCAGTCGTCGTGGCGACAACTCCGAGATCGCGATCTTGCAACTGGTATAA
- a CDS encoding 2OG-Fe(II) oxygenase: MQDQHLKSPIISDENNQRIELLFKQIEQIQHIVKSGFWVSTEELAMLLKLENSFIDKLKLEVASQDQKYSFFWRNFECILVERQFAKGFWLITNRQDLLPNTASHNSQKAANIFTVNESQSAANHRGSILLDVSPEEIIPSHYALINEFLSPSQLSELLRYSINKQPEFIPTTNSANDPSYRRSFYLPYFPEFSELMINLVWKITPQILTHLGMSNFAIGQIESQMTAHNHGNYYKIHNDNGSPDTATRSLTYVYYYYREPKAFTGGELVIYDSKIENGFSVAAKSHKVIQPQNNTIIFFPSHCMHEVLPVSCPSEYFADSRFTINGWVRHI; this comes from the coding sequence ATGCAAGATCAGCATTTAAAATCTCCAATCATTTCTGATGAGAATAACCAACGAATTGAACTTCTATTCAAACAGATTGAGCAAATTCAACATATTGTTAAATCTGGATTTTGGGTATCAACCGAGGAGTTAGCAATGTTGCTCAAACTTGAGAATAGCTTTATCGATAAACTCAAGTTAGAAGTTGCTTCTCAAGATCAGAAATATAGTTTCTTTTGGCGCAATTTTGAATGTATTTTAGTAGAGCGGCAATTTGCGAAAGGTTTCTGGTTAATTACAAATCGGCAAGATTTATTACCGAATACTGCATCCCATAATTCACAAAAAGCAGCAAATATTTTTACAGTTAACGAGTCTCAATCAGCAGCAAATCATCGGGGATCGATATTACTAGATGTTTCACCAGAAGAAATTATTCCCTCACACTATGCCCTAATTAATGAATTTTTATCGCCAAGTCAACTCAGTGAATTATTGCGCTATAGCATTAATAAACAACCTGAATTTATCCCCACTACAAATTCAGCAAATGACCCTAGCTATCGGCGCTCATTCTATCTGCCCTACTTCCCTGAGTTCTCAGAGTTAATGATTAATCTCGTTTGGAAAATTACGCCGCAGATCCTGACGCATTTGGGGATGAGTAACTTTGCAATCGGGCAAATTGAATCGCAAATGACGGCTCATAATCACGGCAATTATTACAAAATCCATAATGACAATGGTAGTCCTGATACAGCGACACGCTCCCTCACCTATGTCTACTATTACTATCGTGAACCAAAAGCCTTTACGGGTGGTGAGTTAGTCATCTATGACAGCAAGATTGAAAATGGCTTTTCAGTGGCTGCCAAGTCCCATAAGGTGATTCAGCCCCAAAACAATACAATCATTTTTTTCCCTAGTCACTGTATGCACGAAGTTCTACCTGTGAGTTGCCCATCAGAATATTTCGCTGACAGTCGATTTACAATCAATGGTTGGGTAAGACATATCTAA
- a CDS encoding NYN domain-containing protein, which yields MLPFEQDSGFKPDQILENRGRVAIFIDGSNLFYAALQLGIEIDYTKLLLCLTDGSRLLRAFFYTGVDRTNEKQQGFLLWMRRNGYRVISKELVQLPDGSKKANLDVEIAVDMMALISSYDTAVLVSGDGDLAYAVDAASYRGVRVEVVSLRSMTSDHLINVADRYVDLEAIKEDIMKISRPQSSSPTPAIASYTYRPISGIASLDSDHDN from the coding sequence ATGTTACCTTTCGAGCAAGATTCTGGATTTAAGCCAGACCAAATTTTAGAAAACCGAGGACGCGTTGCTATCTTTATAGATGGCTCTAACCTTTTTTATGCAGCGCTCCAACTTGGGATCGAAATTGACTATACAAAATTACTTTTGTGCCTTACAGATGGATCGCGTTTACTCAGAGCCTTTTTCTATACAGGAGTTGATCGCACCAATGAAAAACAACAAGGTTTCTTACTGTGGATGCGGCGCAATGGCTATCGAGTAATTTCTAAGGAACTGGTTCAACTGCCTGATGGCTCTAAAAAAGCAAACCTCGACGTGGAAATAGCAGTAGATATGATGGCACTTATAAGCTCCTATGATACAGCCGTACTCGTTAGCGGTGATGGGGATCTCGCGTATGCAGTTGATGCCGCAAGCTATCGAGGTGTGCGCGTTGAAGTAGTGAGCCTGCGCTCAATGACCAGTGATCATCTAATTAATGTTGCTGATCGCTATGTCGATCTCGAAGCCATTAAAGAAGATATTATGAAGATATCACGCCCTCAATCCTCTAGTCCCACACCAGCTATTGCAAGTTATACATATCGTCCAATTTCTGGTATTGCTTCTCTTGATAGTGATCACGATAATTAA
- the rpsM gene encoding 30S ribosomal protein S13 has product MARIAGVDLPRDKRIEIGLTYIYGIGLTSAKKILAATKINPDTRVKDLTDPEVTTLRQEVESNFQVEGDLRRLEGLSIKRLVDIGCYRGRRHRMGLPVRGQRTRTNARTRRGGRRTVAGKKKAPGKK; this is encoded by the coding sequence GTGGCTCGCATTGCAGGAGTTGACCTTCCTCGTGACAAGCGCATCGAAATAGGACTAACGTACATATACGGAATTGGTCTAACTAGCGCCAAAAAAATCTTAGCAGCTACCAAAATAAACCCAGATACAAGGGTTAAAGATCTTACTGATCCCGAAGTAACGACTTTACGCCAAGAGGTAGAATCAAACTTTCAAGTAGAGGGCGATCTGCGTCGTCTTGAAGGTTTAAGTATCAAACGCCTAGTAGACATCGGTTGCTACAGAGGTCGTAGACATCGTATGGGGCTTCCTGTGCGTGGACAACGTACTCGCACCAATGCGCGTACCCGTCGTGGCGGTCGTCGCACTGTTGCAGGTAAGAAGAAGGCTCCTGGTAAGAAGTAA
- the truA gene encoding tRNA pseudouridine(38-40) synthase TruA — translation MLEVISSADSEHVRRVALAIQYLGTHYYGWQRQPSHPSVQQTIEEAIAQICGKTTVIHSAGRTDTGVHAASQVAHFDTSSVIPPQKWAKVLNNYLPEDILICGSTEVASDWHARFSATWRRYRYTIYTASIPNLFVKQFSWHYYHDYLDEKLMRQALLHMLGEHDMAAFQRAGSSRPHSCLEVQEAQCWRDGDFVHVEVQASGFLYGMIRLLVGQLIDVGRSRLSVEDFTSRWQEKRRIEVKYAAPPQGLCLLAIGYADNPFTEFASRKQTLGLTNNQAISLI, via the coding sequence ATGCTAGAAGTGATTTCGTCTGCTGATTCTGAGCATGTCCGTCGTGTGGCTCTAGCTATTCAATATCTAGGTACACATTATTACGGATGGCAAAGACAGCCAAGTCATCCTTCAGTGCAGCAAACGATTGAAGAAGCGATCGCCCAGATTTGCGGTAAGACAACCGTTATCCATAGTGCAGGTAGAACTGACACAGGTGTTCATGCTGCGTCTCAGGTAGCGCATTTCGATACTTCGAGTGTGATTCCACCTCAGAAATGGGCTAAGGTATTAAATAATTACCTTCCCGAAGATATCTTGATCTGTGGCTCGACGGAAGTAGCAAGCGATTGGCACGCAAGATTTTCGGCAACATGGCGGCGTTATCGGTACACGATTTACACAGCTTCCATCCCGAACTTATTTGTGAAACAGTTTAGCTGGCACTACTACCATGATTACCTTGACGAAAAGCTCATGCGCCAAGCCTTGCTACACATGCTAGGTGAGCATGATATGGCAGCTTTCCAAAGGGCAGGTTCCAGTCGTCCCCATAGTTGTCTTGAAGTTCAAGAAGCTCAATGTTGGCGAGATGGTGATTTTGTCCATGTGGAAGTTCAGGCAAGTGGATTTCTTTATGGCATGATTCGTTTGTTAGTAGGGCAGCTCATCGATGTGGGGCGATCACGTCTCAGTGTCGAGGACTTTACTAGTAGATGGCAGGAAAAACGCCGTATTGAAGTTAAATATGCAGCACCACCGCAAGGGCTCTGCTTATTGGCAATCGGCTATGCTGATAACCCATTTACTGAGTTCGCATCGCGCAAGCAAACTTTGGGTTTAACAAATAATCAGGCTATCAGCTTGATTTGA
- the sppA gene encoding signal peptide peptidase SppA has product MQLNRIIALVLVVVCFVSATFGIQRRQMDEAINFKKVLDRDRLELVSIDGVITGARASASGAMAVRDRLRELIEEDSVKGVLLSINSPGGTVGASKELYAAVKDLSEKKPVVVSMLDQATSGGYYTASSATKIYANAGTLTGSIGVILSGFNAKELLNKVGIQSQTIKTGPYKDIFSSFRDLSDAERQLLQDLLQNTYQEFITDVAQGRKLDLEVVRKLADGRIYTGRQAKENKLVDVIGTLDEAVADLRTLARKKFNLPETKELPIRKSPASFERLLDQLLNQAGVSIALPFFDVVGNGKISGAITDQLTAKLAGQNMQMGNYDPPVLLMPSWFN; this is encoded by the coding sequence ATGCAACTTAATCGCATCATTGCTCTTGTTTTAGTCGTTGTTTGCTTTGTTTCAGCAACTTTCGGGATTCAGCGTCGCCAAATGGATGAAGCTATCAATTTTAAAAAGGTGCTTGATCGCGATCGCCTTGAACTTGTTTCAATAGATGGAGTAATTACAGGGGCAAGAGCTTCGGCATCAGGAGCGATGGCTGTACGCGATCGCCTCCGAGAACTCATCGAGGAAGACTCCGTTAAAGGTGTTTTGCTATCGATTAATAGTCCTGGGGGAACTGTTGGTGCAAGTAAAGAGCTTTATGCAGCAGTCAAAGACTTAAGCGAGAAAAAACCTGTGGTTGTGAGTATGCTCGACCAAGCAACTAGTGGCGGCTACTATACAGCGAGTTCGGCGACGAAGATTTATGCAAATGCGGGAACTCTAACAGGTAGTATTGGCGTGATTTTAAGTGGATTCAATGCTAAGGAGTTGCTTAATAAAGTCGGTATTCAATCTCAAACAATCAAAACTGGTCCTTACAAGGATATCTTTTCTTCATTTCGAGATTTATCTGATGCAGAGCGTCAATTGCTGCAAGATCTTTTGCAAAATACATATCAGGAATTTATAACTGATGTTGCTCAGGGGCGCAAACTTGATTTGGAAGTGGTGCGAAAACTAGCAGATGGACGAATCTATACTGGTAGACAAGCTAAGGAAAATAAACTAGTCGATGTGATCGGCACATTGGATGAAGCTGTTGCTGATTTAAGAACGTTGGCAAGAAAGAAATTTAATTTACCCGAAACTAAGGAACTACCAATTCGTAAATCTCCTGCTTCCTTTGAAAGACTATTAGACCAGTTGCTCAATCAGGCTGGGGTGAGTATTGCTTTACCTTTTTTTGATGTTGTGGGGAATGGCAAAATCTCTGGCGCGATTACCGATCAATTAACTGCCAAATTAGCTGGACAAAATATGCAAATGGGTAATTACGATCCACCAGTTTTGCTAATGCCCAGTTGGTTTAACTAA
- the metG gene encoding methionine--tRNA ligase produces the protein MSLEPIALTTPLFYVNDRPHIGSAYPTIAADAFARFYRLKGHPVMFVTGTDEHGQKIQRTAEKNNLSPQDHCDRTVAEFYTLWERLNIRFDRFTRTTAPKHQAIVNEFFQRVYDSGDIYLNQQKGWYCVACEEFKEERELPTSHHCPIHTNVVCEWRDEPNYFFRLSKYQDALIQFHEMNLDFIQPESRRNEVLGFMKQGLQDFSISRVNLDWGFPIPIDPTHTIYVWFDALLGYVTALLDPDDEPTLENALKKWYPFNLHIIGKDILRFHAIYWPAMLMSAGLALPKRVFGHGLLTKDGLKMGKTLGNTIDPYDLVDRFGADAIRYYFLKEIEFGKDGDFSEERFISIVNADLANSLGNLLNRSLGMVNKYCQGTIPAIDPSDPSEVSNLIKPVIEQASNLGDRVASDYQNLNFRAACEKILELIWNCNKLIDETTPWKQFKAGKQKEVNETLYALLESVRIAAYLIAPITSNLSIAAYQQLGLSFDEANPPDWSHTNWGILQSGQMLGIPTPIFQRIENTKV, from the coding sequence ATGTCTTTAGAACCGATTGCTTTAACTACACCACTTTTTTACGTCAATGATCGTCCGCATATTGGCAGCGCCTATCCGACGATCGCTGCCGACGCTTTTGCACGGTTCTATCGACTCAAAGGTCATCCTGTAATGTTTGTAACAGGTACTGATGAGCATGGACAAAAAATTCAGCGTACAGCCGAGAAAAATAATCTATCGCCCCAAGATCATTGCGATCGCACAGTTGCGGAATTTTATACACTTTGGGAAAGACTAAATATTCGCTTTGACCGCTTTACGCGCACCACTGCACCCAAACATCAAGCGATCGTGAATGAGTTTTTTCAACGGGTCTATGATTCTGGTGACATTTACTTAAATCAGCAAAAGGGCTGGTACTGCGTGGCTTGCGAAGAATTTAAAGAAGAACGCGAACTTCCGACCAGCCATCATTGCCCGATTCATACCAATGTTGTGTGTGAATGGCGAGATGAGCCCAACTATTTCTTCCGTCTATCGAAATATCAAGACGCACTCATTCAATTTCACGAAATGAATCTTGACTTTATTCAGCCTGAAAGCCGTCGCAACGAAGTTCTTGGCTTTATGAAGCAAGGCTTGCAGGATTTTTCTATCTCTCGCGTTAACCTTGATTGGGGGTTCCCGATCCCTATCGATCCCACCCATACTATTTATGTTTGGTTTGATGCTTTGCTTGGTTATGTAACAGCTTTGCTTGATCCCGATGATGAACCAACCTTAGAAAATGCACTCAAGAAGTGGTATCCCTTCAATTTGCATATCATTGGTAAGGATATATTAAGATTTCATGCGATTTATTGGCCAGCGATGTTGATGTCAGCAGGACTAGCTTTACCTAAGCGCGTATTTGGTCATGGATTGCTCACAAAAGATGGGCTCAAAATGGGTAAGACCTTAGGTAATACCATTGATCCCTATGATCTAGTTGATCGATTTGGGGCAGATGCTATTCGTTACTACTTCCTTAAAGAAATTGAATTCGGTAAAGATGGTGACTTTAGTGAAGAGAGATTTATCTCAATTGTTAATGCTGATCTCGCTAACAGTCTCGGTAATTTACTCAATCGCAGTCTAGGAATGGTAAATAAATATTGTCAAGGAACTATACCTGCAATTGATCCCAGCGATCCCAGCGAGGTATCAAATTTAATTAAACCAGTGATCGAACAAGCCTCAAATTTAGGCGATCGCGTGGCAAGTGATTATCAAAATCTTAATTTTCGAGCAGCTTGTGAAAAAATATTAGAATTGATTTGGAACTGTAACAAATTAATTGACGAGACCACACCGTGGAAACAATTCAAAGCAGGAAAACAAAAAGAAGTTAACGAAACTTTGTATGCTTTGTTGGAGTCTGTAAGGATAGCGGCTTATCTGATTGCTCCAATTACATCAAACCTTAGTATTGCTGCTTACCAACAATTAGGATTAAGTTTTGATGAAGCTAATCCACCTGATTGGAGTCATACAAATTGGGGAATACTGCAATCAGGTCAGATGCTCGGAATACCCACTCCTATATTTCAACGCATTGAAAATACTAAGGTTTAG
- the rplM gene encoding 50S ribosomal protein L13, protein MTTTTLTPNKSYLPKDPDRKWYVIDAEGQRLGRLASAIAVILRGKNKPTYTPHLDTGDFVVVVNAEKIAVTGKKATQKLYRRHSGRPGGMKTETFDKVIARVPERVLEHAVKGMLPKNTLGRQLFTKLKVYTGASHPHEAQQPETLVINTIPSQK, encoded by the coding sequence ATGACTACAACTACACTCACTCCTAATAAAAGCTACCTACCTAAAGATCCAGATCGTAAGTGGTATGTTATCGATGCGGAAGGTCAACGACTCGGTCGGCTTGCTAGCGCGATCGCGGTAATCTTGCGCGGTAAGAATAAACCAACCTATACCCCTCACTTAGATACTGGCGATTTTGTCGTTGTGGTTAATGCTGAAAAAATTGCCGTAACTGGTAAGAAAGCAACCCAAAAGCTATACAGAAGACATTCTGGTCGCCCTGGTGGGATGAAGACCGAAACCTTTGATAAGGTAATTGCTCGCGTACCTGAGCGTGTACTTGAACATGCTGTTAAGGGTATGTTGCCCAAGAATACCCTTGGTCGTCAGCTTTTCACCAAGCTCAAGGTTTATACGGGTGCAAGCCATCCCCATGAGGCTCAACAGCCTGAAACCTTGGTCATCAATACCATTCCATCGCAGAAGTAG